A DNA window from Zonotrichia albicollis isolate bZonAlb1 chromosome 2, bZonAlb1.hap1, whole genome shotgun sequence contains the following coding sequences:
- the IFNAR2 gene encoding interferon alpha/beta receptor 2 isoform X1, giving the protein MSMGTPMDVPMPLCQLVCLTFLSAAVCSLPERKGLPYNLQMDSHNFQHILSWQAEHDPAVPASYNVLYKDYRSQDWMRAQQCSGIAQLSCELTEEFKAIYTEYSVFVQSVGGAQLLNSSLLRFVPFTETILGPPEVNVTSCPNCLNVTIKLPASHFRQNGKLQSLIDIYQELDYDITLKSQDGEHKRPRQRTTEEVFSVVIEELYPSRNYCLSVGVTASLNKNSVPSPWKCVTADSEAQQGYHEAAVAGAVCVALIIAAVLKCVHAAGCIFPKFSLPQSLAFIRKLAYSPWVSVSERVELNSVEIILREVKSKARGCTGSASDDSDSDSSDSDSSAPCDHDYTRRGRLGRGSVPRGCDAPVSPEQYSVGSTCEPSSPQAGHTAAAEPQEPQGHPAGDRDTGSELLSPLCGDSPEPQGDGGCFTISLQTVLLGTLEQDGHSPAAAPPAQGDAGDWHSAHGGQAKLLQDTASGQGAPCANDFHEWQNSSSSEESDSLDSDSEQVTGYMRR; this is encoded by the exons TGTGCCTCACCTTTCTGTCTGCAGCTGTTTGCAGCCTGCCTG aGAGAAAGGGGCTTCCTTACAACCTCCAGATGGACTCCCACAATTTCCAGCACATTTTGTCCTGGCAGGCAGAACAtgacccagctgtgccagcatccTACAACGTGCTCTACAAAGACTACAG gagccaggaCTGGATGCGTGCTCAGCAGTGTTCAGGCATTGCCCAGCTCTCCTGTGAGCTGACAGAGGAGTTCAAGGCCATCTATACTGAGTATTCTGTATTTGTTCAGAGCGTTGGAGGAGCTCAGCTGCTCAATTCTTCTCTGCTGCGTTTTGTGCCATTCACTGAGA CAATTCTGGGACCACCAGAAGTGAATGTCACTTCCTGTCCAAACTGCCTCAATGTCACCATAAAGCTGCCAGCCTCTCACTTCAGACAGAATGGGAAGCTGCAGTCTTTAATTGATATCTATCAAGAGCTGGATTATGATATCACCCTGAAGTCACAGGATGGAGAGCACAAG AGGCCACGGCAGAGAACCACTGAGGAGGTGTTCAGTGTTGTCATTGAGGAGTTGTATCCCAGCAGGAATTACTGCCTGTCCGTGGGGGTCACTGCATCCCTGAACAAGAATTCTGTGCCCTCCCCCTGGAAATGTGTCACTGCAGACTCAGAGGCTCAGCAAG GGTACCATGAAGCTGCAGTGGCAGGTGCCGTCTGTGTCGCGCTGATCATTGCTGCAGTCCTGAAGTGTGTGCATGCAGCAGGTTGCATTTTCCCAAAGTTCTCCCTTCCTCAGAGCCTG GCATTCATCAGGAAGTTGGCCTACTCCCCGTGGGTGTCTGTGTCAGAAAGAGTGGAACTGAACTCAGTGGAGATCATCCTCAGAGAGGTGAAGAGCAAggccaggggctgcacaggcagtgccagtgacgacagtgacagtgacagcagtgacagtgacagcagtgcCCCGTGTGACCACGACTACACGCGGCggggcaggctgggcaggggcagtgtCCCCCGGGGCTGTGACGCCCCCGTTAGCCCAGAGCAGTACTCAGTGGGCAGCAcctgtgagcccagcagcccccaggctgggcacacggcagctgctgagccccaggagccccagggccaccctgcaggggacagggacacggggagtgagctgctgagccctctgtgtggggacagccctgagccccagggGGACGGTGGGTGCTTCACCATCAGCCTGCAGACGGTGCTGCTGGGCACCCTGGAgcaggatgggcacagccctgcagctgctcccccagcccagggggaTGCAGGGGACTGGCACTCTGCTCATGGTGGGCaggcaaagctgctgcaggacacGGCAAGTGGGCAGGGAGCACCTTGTGCTAATGACTTCCACGAGTGGCAAAACTCCTCTTCCTCTGAGGAAAGCGACTCTTTGGACTCAGACTCAGAGCAAGTAACGGGCTACATGAGGAGATGA
- the IFNAR2 gene encoding interferon alpha/beta receptor 2 isoform X2 has translation MSMGTPMDVPMPLCQLERKGLPYNLQMDSHNFQHILSWQAEHDPAVPASYNVLYKDYRSQDWMRAQQCSGIAQLSCELTEEFKAIYTEYSVFVQSVGGAQLLNSSLLRFVPFTETILGPPEVNVTSCPNCLNVTIKLPASHFRQNGKLQSLIDIYQELDYDITLKSQDGEHKRPRQRTTEEVFSVVIEELYPSRNYCLSVGVTASLNKNSVPSPWKCVTADSEAQQGYHEAAVAGAVCVALIIAAVLKCVHAAGCIFPKFSLPQSLAFIRKLAYSPWVSVSERVELNSVEIILREVKSKARGCTGSASDDSDSDSSDSDSSAPCDHDYTRRGRLGRGSVPRGCDAPVSPEQYSVGSTCEPSSPQAGHTAAAEPQEPQGHPAGDRDTGSELLSPLCGDSPEPQGDGGCFTISLQTVLLGTLEQDGHSPAAAPPAQGDAGDWHSAHGGQAKLLQDTASGQGAPCANDFHEWQNSSSSEESDSLDSDSEQVTGYMRR, from the exons aGAGAAAGGGGCTTCCTTACAACCTCCAGATGGACTCCCACAATTTCCAGCACATTTTGTCCTGGCAGGCAGAACAtgacccagctgtgccagcatccTACAACGTGCTCTACAAAGACTACAG gagccaggaCTGGATGCGTGCTCAGCAGTGTTCAGGCATTGCCCAGCTCTCCTGTGAGCTGACAGAGGAGTTCAAGGCCATCTATACTGAGTATTCTGTATTTGTTCAGAGCGTTGGAGGAGCTCAGCTGCTCAATTCTTCTCTGCTGCGTTTTGTGCCATTCACTGAGA CAATTCTGGGACCACCAGAAGTGAATGTCACTTCCTGTCCAAACTGCCTCAATGTCACCATAAAGCTGCCAGCCTCTCACTTCAGACAGAATGGGAAGCTGCAGTCTTTAATTGATATCTATCAAGAGCTGGATTATGATATCACCCTGAAGTCACAGGATGGAGAGCACAAG AGGCCACGGCAGAGAACCACTGAGGAGGTGTTCAGTGTTGTCATTGAGGAGTTGTATCCCAGCAGGAATTACTGCCTGTCCGTGGGGGTCACTGCATCCCTGAACAAGAATTCTGTGCCCTCCCCCTGGAAATGTGTCACTGCAGACTCAGAGGCTCAGCAAG GGTACCATGAAGCTGCAGTGGCAGGTGCCGTCTGTGTCGCGCTGATCATTGCTGCAGTCCTGAAGTGTGTGCATGCAGCAGGTTGCATTTTCCCAAAGTTCTCCCTTCCTCAGAGCCTG GCATTCATCAGGAAGTTGGCCTACTCCCCGTGGGTGTCTGTGTCAGAAAGAGTGGAACTGAACTCAGTGGAGATCATCCTCAGAGAGGTGAAGAGCAAggccaggggctgcacaggcagtgccagtgacgacagtgacagtgacagcagtgacagtgacagcagtgcCCCGTGTGACCACGACTACACGCGGCggggcaggctgggcaggggcagtgtCCCCCGGGGCTGTGACGCCCCCGTTAGCCCAGAGCAGTACTCAGTGGGCAGCAcctgtgagcccagcagcccccaggctgggcacacggcagctgctgagccccaggagccccagggccaccctgcaggggacagggacacggggagtgagctgctgagccctctgtgtggggacagccctgagccccagggGGACGGTGGGTGCTTCACCATCAGCCTGCAGACGGTGCTGCTGGGCACCCTGGAgcaggatgggcacagccctgcagctgctcccccagcccagggggaTGCAGGGGACTGGCACTCTGCTCATGGTGGGCaggcaaagctgctgcaggacacGGCAAGTGGGCAGGGAGCACCTTGTGCTAATGACTTCCACGAGTGGCAAAACTCCTCTTCCTCTGAGGAAAGCGACTCTTTGGACTCAGACTCAGAGCAAGTAACGGGCTACATGAGGAGATGA